A single window of Providencia alcalifaciens DNA harbors:
- the mtnN gene encoding 5'-methylthioadenosine/S-adenosylhomocysteine nucleosidase yields MKIGIIGAMEQEVATLRERIEGCQTLSLASCEIYTGKMNGVDVALLKSGIGKVAAAIGTTLLLEHCKPDVVINTGSAGGLDPRLNVGDIVVSTEVRYHDADVTAFGYEPGQMAQCPPAFIADTKLIETTEQCVKALDMNAVRGLICSGDAFINGADPLARIKATFPNVAAVEMEAAAIGHVCYQFNVPFVVVRAISDVADKESHTSFDEFLPVAARQSSLMVAAIVAALA; encoded by the coding sequence ATGAAAATCGGTATCATAGGTGCGATGGAGCAAGAAGTTGCGACCCTGCGCGAAAGAATTGAAGGCTGCCAAACATTGAGCCTTGCTAGCTGTGAGATTTATACAGGTAAAATGAATGGCGTTGATGTTGCCTTATTAAAATCAGGCATCGGTAAAGTGGCAGCAGCGATCGGGACTACTTTACTGTTAGAACACTGCAAGCCAGATGTTGTCATCAATACCGGTTCTGCTGGCGGTTTAGATCCACGTTTAAATGTGGGTGATATCGTCGTATCGACCGAAGTGCGCTACCACGATGCGGATGTCACTGCATTTGGTTATGAGCCTGGTCAAATGGCACAGTGCCCACCCGCATTTATTGCCGATACAAAACTCATTGAAACTACCGAACAGTGCGTTAAAGCGTTAGATATGAACGCCGTTCGCGGTTTAATTTGCAGCGGTGATGCTTTCATTAACGGTGCTGATCCTTTAGCTCGAATCAAAGCGACATTCCCGAACGTTGCAGCCGTTGAAATGGAAGCTGCTGCTATCGGCCATGTCTGCTACCAGTTTAACGTGCCTTTTGTGGTGGTTCGTGCAATTTCAGATGTGGCAGACAAAGAGTCCCACACTAGCTTTGACGAATTCTTACCTGTCGCTGCACGCCAATCTTCATTGATGGTTGCGGCGATTGTCGCTGCATTAGCATAG
- the erpA gene encoding iron-sulfur cluster insertion protein ErpA — protein MSDDVALPLQFTDKAATKVKDLVADENNPNLRLRVYITGGGCSGFQYGFTFDDQINEGDMTIEKQGVALVVDPMSLQYLVGGSVDYTEGLEGSRFIVTNPNAKSTCGCGSSFSV, from the coding sequence ATGAGTGATGATGTAGCTCTGCCTCTGCAATTTACTGATAAAGCAGCAACCAAAGTCAAAGACTTAGTCGCTGATGAAAACAACCCAAATCTGCGTCTGCGCGTCTATATTACGGGCGGTGGTTGCAGTGGCTTCCAATATGGTTTTACCTTTGATGATCAAATCAACGAAGGGGATATGACTATCGAAAAACAAGGTGTCGCGCTAGTTGTCGACCCAATGAGCCTGCAATATTTAGTGGGTGGAAGTGTGGATTACACCGAAGGGTTAGAAGGATCGCGCTTTATTGTGACGAATCCGAATGCCAAATCCACGTGTGGGTGTGGGTCGTCCTTCAGCGTGTGA
- the mrcB gene encoding bifunctional glycosyl transferase/transpeptidase, producing MSGKDFEPIGRRKRRAAEKSSSSSRRRRRRDDYDEDLYDDEDIDDEYLDDEDDEEEQMTKKGSKKNKPRKSKWRWFWLLVKLMLVLAVILAAYGFYLNQQIKERLDGKVWDLPAAVYGRMVNLEPGMDYSQAEMSNLLEGMQYRKVSKITTSGEFVVKGNTIEILRRPFNFPDQKEGQVLARLVFENGMLSKIENIENGRSFGFFRLDPKLITMMQSANNEQRLVLPMADFPESLVKILLETEDRNFYEHDGVSLYSIGRAVVANVTAGRSVQGGSTLTQQLVKNLFLTNERTLKRKANEAFMALILDYNYSKERILELYLNEVYLGQNGNDEIRGFPLASLYYFGRPINELSFDQQALLVGMVQGASTFNPWTKPQNAIKRRNIVLKILETRGVIDNEMYQVLSARPLGVKNKEGLVASQPAFMQMVRQELSEKLGDKVKDLSGAKIFTTLDPVAQTAAENAVEFGVADLRKARKLDDIEGAMVVVDRINGEVRAMVGGSDPQFSGFNRALNARRSIGSLAKPPVYLTALSEPDRFRLNTWLSDEPLTIKVGNQSWSPRNYSRNFNGRMMLVDALAKSQNIPTVNLGMEIGLDQVMNTFIRLGAPESAMEKVPAMLLGAVNLTPAEVAQVYQTIGGEGNRAKLSALRSVIDGDGKELYQSYPSAERAVPSQAAYLTLFGMQQVVQQGTGRVLLNKYGKYNLAGKTGTTNDLRDSWYAGIDGKEVAIVWVGRDNNGPTQLTGSTGALRVYQRYLDNQTPLTLINRAPEGITDMRVMMDGQFSCSDLGGGRMLPVWTEDPQSLCQGSASQDPAWNLNGNGEAPQEEAAPDWVKDMFGDSPSNSPSSRTP from the coding sequence ATGTCCGGTAAAGATTTTGAACCCATTGGCAGACGTAAAAGACGCGCTGCTGAGAAATCGTCATCCTCTTCACGCCGCCGTAGACGCCGCGATGATTATGATGAAGATCTATACGATGATGAAGATATTGATGATGAATATCTTGATGATGAAGACGATGAAGAAGAGCAAATGACCAAAAAAGGCTCAAAAAAGAACAAACCTCGCAAGAGTAAATGGCGCTGGTTCTGGCTGCTAGTTAAATTAATGCTGGTACTCGCAGTGATACTGGCGGCTTACGGTTTTTATCTAAACCAACAAATTAAAGAACGCCTTGATGGTAAGGTGTGGGACTTGCCTGCGGCGGTATACGGACGCATGGTAAACCTTGAGCCGGGTATGGATTACAGCCAAGCTGAAATGAGCAACCTGCTTGAAGGGATGCAGTACCGTAAAGTCAGCAAAATCACCACGTCCGGTGAGTTTGTGGTGAAAGGCAATACCATTGAAATTTTGCGTCGTCCATTTAATTTCCCAGACCAAAAAGAGGGGCAAGTCCTCGCGCGTCTGGTGTTTGAAAATGGCATGTTGAGCAAGATTGAAAATATTGAAAATGGGCGCTCGTTCGGTTTCTTCCGTTTAGATCCGAAACTGATCACCATGATGCAATCCGCGAATAATGAACAGCGTTTAGTGCTGCCAATGGCGGACTTCCCTGAATCCTTGGTGAAAATCCTCCTCGAAACGGAAGATAGAAACTTTTATGAGCATGATGGTGTTAGCTTATATTCTATTGGTCGTGCGGTGGTAGCGAACGTCACCGCGGGTCGCTCCGTGCAGGGGGGAAGTACCTTAACGCAGCAGTTGGTGAAAAACCTATTTTTAACTAACGAAAGAACCCTGAAACGTAAAGCGAACGAAGCCTTTATGGCATTGATTTTAGACTACAACTACAGCAAAGAACGCATTCTTGAGCTGTATTTGAATGAGGTCTATTTAGGGCAAAATGGTAATGATGAAATTCGCGGCTTCCCGCTGGCGAGTCTGTATTACTTTGGCCGACCAATCAATGAATTAAGCTTTGACCAACAAGCATTGCTGGTAGGAATGGTGCAAGGTGCATCAACCTTTAACCCGTGGACTAAGCCACAAAATGCGATTAAACGTCGTAACATTGTGCTTAAAATCCTCGAAACCCGTGGTGTTATCGATAATGAGATGTACCAAGTTCTGAGTGCTCGACCGCTCGGCGTGAAAAACAAAGAGGGATTAGTCGCATCTCAACCGGCATTTATGCAGATGGTGAGACAAGAACTGAGTGAGAAGCTTGGGGATAAAGTTAAAGATCTCTCTGGGGCGAAAATCTTTACCACCTTAGATCCTGTGGCGCAAACGGCGGCAGAAAATGCGGTAGAGTTCGGTGTGGCTGATTTACGTAAAGCACGTAAATTGGATGATATCGAAGGTGCCATGGTGGTTGTCGACCGTATTAACGGCGAAGTACGTGCAATGGTCGGCGGCTCTGATCCACAATTCTCAGGTTTCAACCGAGCGCTAAATGCCCGTCGAAGCATTGGTTCTTTAGCAAAACCACCGGTTTATTTAACGGCGTTAAGTGAGCCAGACCGTTTCCGCTTAAATACGTGGCTATCCGATGAACCGCTGACCATCAAGGTCGGTAATCAAAGTTGGAGCCCACGCAACTATAGCCGTAACTTCAATGGCCGTATGATGCTGGTGGATGCATTAGCGAAATCACAAAATATTCCAACCGTAAACTTAGGAATGGAAATTGGTCTCGACCAAGTGATGAATACGTTTATCCGTCTAGGTGCGCCAGAAAGTGCGATGGAAAAAGTGCCTGCGATGTTGTTAGGTGCGGTGAACTTAACGCCAGCTGAAGTGGCGCAAGTGTACCAAACCATTGGTGGCGAAGGTAATCGCGCAAAATTATCTGCATTACGTTCAGTGATTGATGGTGATGGCAAAGAGCTGTATCAAAGTTACCCATCCGCAGAGCGTGCCGTACCATCTCAAGCCGCTTATTTAACGCTGTTTGGTATGCAGCAAGTGGTACAGCAAGGTACTGGGCGCGTATTACTGAATAAATATGGTAAATACAATCTGGCGGGTAAAACGGGTACCACCAACGACCTGCGTGATAGCTGGTACGCGGGTATCGACGGTAAGGAAGTGGCTATTGTTTGGGTCGGTCGTGATAACAACGGACCAACACAGTTAACGGGCTCAACAGGAGCACTGCGAGTTTATCAACGCTATTTAGATAACCAAACGCCACTGACACTTATCAACCGAGCGCCAGAAGGGATAACCGACATGCGCGTTATGATGGATGGCCAATTTAGCTGCTCTGATTTAGGTGGCGGCAGAATGTTGCCAGTCTGGACAGAAGACCCGCAAAGCCTATGCCAAGGATCTGCATCGCAAGATCCAGCGTGGAATTTGAATGGGAATGGTGAGGCTCCGCAAGAGGAAGCAGCACCGGACTGGGTAAAGGATATGTTTGGCGATTCTCCGTCCAATTCTCCGTCATCCCGCACGCCGTAG
- the btuF gene encoding vitamin B12 ABC transporter substrate-binding protein BtuF, whose amino-acid sequence MRSLIGFLFFLSLANSAFADPKSRVISLSPANTELAYATGLGDSLIAVSAYSDYPESAKKLEQVADWQGLNVERIIALKPDLILAWRGGNPQRPLDQLASLGIPIVYFDPQSIDGVIASLEELAQYSPHPEVAEKNIAQMRNTLKMQKDKLDNNKKSKQLFIQLGTQPLFSAGDNTLQNDVVKTCGAQNIFENSAVQWPQVSREQVLTRKPDAIIMTGTPEQENAIKAFWGTQLNVPIIRLNEDWFHRAGPRIINATEQLCNQLNALPN is encoded by the coding sequence ATGCGTTCACTGATTGGTTTTCTGTTTTTCTTAAGCCTCGCCAATAGCGCATTCGCCGACCCTAAATCTCGGGTCATTAGTTTATCTCCCGCCAATACAGAGCTGGCTTATGCCACGGGGTTGGGGGATAGCTTAATTGCCGTAAGCGCCTATTCCGATTACCCCGAATCCGCCAAAAAACTTGAGCAAGTTGCGGATTGGCAAGGGTTGAATGTGGAGCGGATTATTGCCTTAAAGCCGGATTTGATCTTGGCGTGGCGAGGCGGCAACCCACAGAGACCATTAGATCAACTGGCGTCGTTGGGGATTCCAATTGTCTATTTTGATCCACAAAGCATTGACGGGGTTATCGCCTCACTGGAAGAGCTTGCACAATACAGCCCTCATCCAGAAGTGGCAGAGAAAAATATCGCCCAAATGCGTAACACGTTAAAGATGCAAAAAGATAAATTAGATAATAATAAAAAATCTAAGCAATTATTTATTCAGTTAGGTACTCAACCATTATTTAGCGCTGGAGATAATACGCTTCAAAATGATGTGGTTAAGACTTGCGGCGCTCAGAATATTTTTGAAAACAGCGCAGTCCAATGGCCTCAAGTCAGCCGTGAGCAAGTACTCACCCGCAAACCCGATGCCATCATTATGACTGGCACTCCAGAGCAAGAAAATGCCATCAAAGCTTTCTGGGGCACACAACTCAATGTCCCCATCATTCGCTTAAATGAGGATTGGTTCCACCGCGCCGGCCCTCGCATCATCAATGCCACCGAGCAGCTTTGCAACCAGCTAAACGCATTACCAAACTGA
- the rlmD gene encoding 23S rRNA (uracil(1939)-C(5))-methyltransferase RlmD, whose translation MAQFYSPNRRTTQRRQITVHVDSLDAAGQGVARHDGKAIFITGLLPGEEAQVELTEDKRHFAKAKVIKRLSTSPQRVKPRCRYFNQCGGCQQQHVEIGLQRESKARALQHLMGRETGSVLPPISVIGGEEYSYRRRARLGLQYQNKSNHLMMGFRQTQTNTLVDIKSCSVLHAELDALLAPLSSCLNQLSIASKLGHVELIHGDNGNLILLRHLAPVDVSDRKRLLEFAKSHELSIWLAGNEGQLVPLEVDSALPEYQVAGEILQFSPANFIQVNGEINQHMVAQALAWLDLSPEDRVLDLFCGMGNFTLPIARLAKMAVGVEGVENLVTQARNNAQRNSIENAAFYNENLEEQIHTQPWAQEGFNKVLLDPARAGAAGVMEHLIKLMPEKIVYVSCNPTTLARDSKVLLEGGYQLSQLRMLDMFPQTSHLESMALFVRSPEV comes from the coding sequence ATGGCCCAATTTTACTCGCCAAATCGCCGCACCACCCAACGCCGCCAAATCACGGTTCATGTCGATAGTTTAGATGCCGCTGGGCAAGGCGTAGCTCGCCATGATGGCAAAGCCATATTTATCACTGGTTTACTACCAGGGGAAGAGGCTCAAGTCGAACTGACTGAGGATAAACGCCATTTCGCCAAAGCCAAAGTTATTAAACGTCTCAGCACTAGCCCGCAACGTGTGAAACCGCGCTGCCGTTATTTTAATCAATGTGGTGGCTGCCAACAGCAACATGTGGAAATTGGGCTTCAACGTGAAAGCAAAGCGCGGGCTTTACAGCATTTAATGGGACGTGAAACAGGGTCTGTATTGCCACCTATTTCGGTGATTGGTGGTGAAGAATATAGCTATCGCCGCCGAGCGCGTTTGGGGCTGCAATATCAAAATAAATCCAATCACTTAATGATGGGGTTTCGCCAAACGCAAACCAACACGCTAGTGGATATTAAAAGTTGTTCTGTATTACACGCAGAGCTTGATGCGCTGCTAGCGCCACTGTCCAGTTGTTTAAATCAGCTATCGATTGCCAGTAAATTAGGGCATGTAGAGCTGATTCACGGGGATAACGGCAATCTTATCCTGTTACGCCATTTAGCCCCTGTTGACGTATCTGATAGAAAACGCTTGCTAGAATTTGCCAAATCTCATGAGCTCAGTATTTGGTTAGCAGGGAATGAAGGGCAGTTAGTTCCGCTTGAGGTTGACTCCGCATTACCTGAATATCAGGTGGCGGGTGAAATCTTACAATTTAGTCCTGCAAATTTTATTCAAGTGAATGGCGAAATTAACCAGCACATGGTGGCACAAGCCTTAGCATGGTTAGATCTAAGCCCAGAAGATAGGGTATTGGATCTTTTCTGTGGGATGGGTAACTTTACGCTGCCAATTGCCCGTTTAGCAAAAATGGCGGTTGGTGTTGAAGGTGTTGAAAATTTAGTCACTCAAGCCAGAAATAACGCCCAGCGCAACTCAATTGAGAATGCGGCGTTCTATAATGAGAACTTGGAAGAACAGATCCACACTCAGCCGTGGGCGCAAGAAGGTTTTAATAAAGTGCTGCTAGATCCTGCTCGAGCAGGTGCCGCTGGCGTAATGGAACATTTAATTAAACTGATGCCAGAAAAAATTGTCTATGTTTCTTGTAATCCAACAACGCTGGCAAGAGACAGTAAAGTTTTGCTTGAAGGCGGGTATCAGTTATCTCAATTGCGGATGTTGGATATGTTTCCGCAAACTAGTCATCTGGAATCTATGGCGCTATTTGTTCGTAGCCCAGAGGTGTAA
- the dgt gene encoding dGTPase: MAEKEINFVKKLSFQRNYMSSGKNQKISPDDEDAVNRLFESDRGRIINSAAIRRLQQKTQVFPLEQNSAVRSRLTHSLEVQQVGRYISKTVLGELKKKKRLDEYGLTDRCDAFESLVEMACLMHDIGNPPFGHFGEAAIQRWFSKLLSPDYLFTPETPDPCKIKALQLTGNEKQDLFRRQLKRDLCSFEGNAQGLRMAHRLLKLNLTYAQIGSILKYTRGAYDLEPTPPEFDYLMKKPGYYWSEADFVSELSKKLDMDKYCRFPLSYIMEAADDISYCIADLDDAAEKGIYTVEQLIEYLKAEWGEVKSGDLFDQTILRAFNNISDNHTRRIQQDQFFMYLRVNITGKLAHYSAQRFIQNLPEIYHGSFNSALLEDKSQEHRLLKALKTVAFKHVFNHHEVEELELQGYRIISGLLDIYSPLLMMDRADFAALVAQNYHKHFFIETRLFHKLSNKHRLSYNEALEKISVTSDADKSMLEFYYRARLIQDYISGMTDHYAYEEYRKFMVTN, from the coding sequence ATGGCGGAAAAAGAGATTAATTTTGTTAAAAAGCTGAGTTTCCAACGTAACTATATGAGCAGTGGGAAAAATCAAAAAATTTCACCCGATGATGAGGATGCTGTAAACCGTTTATTTGAAAGTGACCGTGGACGGATTATCAACTCTGCCGCTATTCGTCGTTTACAGCAGAAAACCCAAGTTTTTCCCCTTGAACAAAATTCCGCAGTACGCAGCCGTTTAACGCACTCTCTTGAAGTTCAGCAGGTGGGGCGCTACATCAGCAAAACGGTGTTGGGTGAACTGAAAAAGAAAAAACGACTTGATGAATATGGTTTAACCGACCGTTGTGATGCCTTTGAAAGCCTCGTGGAAATGGCGTGCTTAATGCATGATATTGGCAACCCGCCGTTTGGGCATTTCGGTGAAGCGGCGATTCAGCGTTGGTTCAGTAAATTATTATCGCCAGATTATCTCTTCACGCCAGAAACGCCAGACCCTTGCAAAATTAAAGCGTTACAACTGACAGGTAATGAAAAGCAAGATCTCTTTCGTCGTCAGCTTAAACGAGATTTATGCTCGTTTGAAGGTAACGCACAAGGGCTGCGCATGGCGCATCGCCTGCTCAAGCTGAATTTAACCTACGCCCAAATTGGTTCTATTTTGAAATATACTCGCGGCGCTTATGACCTTGAACCGACCCCGCCTGAGTTTGACTATTTAATGAAAAAACCCGGTTATTATTGGTCTGAAGCGGATTTTGTCAGCGAGTTAAGTAAAAAGTTGGATATGGATAAATATTGCCGTTTTCCGCTCTCTTATATCATGGAAGCGGCGGATGATATTTCTTACTGTATTGCAGATTTAGACGATGCAGCAGAAAAGGGCATTTATACCGTTGAGCAATTAATTGAGTACCTAAAAGCAGAGTGGGGCGAGGTAAAATCTGGGGATCTCTTCGACCAAACTATTTTGCGGGCATTTAATAATATCAGCGATAACCACACAAGGCGTATTCAGCAAGATCAGTTTTTCATGTATTTACGTGTCAACATTACGGGAAAACTCGCCCATTACAGCGCCCAGCGCTTTATTCAAAACCTGCCTGAAATTTATCACGGTAGTTTTAACAGCGCGTTACTTGAAGATAAAAGCCAAGAACATCGACTATTAAAAGCCTTAAAAACAGTGGCGTTTAAGCATGTATTTAATCACCATGAAGTGGAAGAGTTAGAGTTACAAGGCTACCGAATTATCAGTGGATTATTAGATATTTACAGCCCACTATTGATGATGGATAGAGCGGATTTTGCGGCATTAGTAGCACAAAATTACCATAAGCACTTTTTCATCGAAACTCGCCTATTTCATAAGTTATCGAATAAACATCGACTCTCATATAACGAAGCTTTAGAGAAAATTTCAGTCACCAGCGATGCGGATAAATCGATGTTAGAGTTTTATTATCGAGCCAGACTGATCCAAGACTACATTAGCGGAATGACTGACCATTATGCTTATGAAGAGTATCGAAAATTTATGGTGACGAATTAA
- the hemL gene encoding glutamate-1-semialdehyde 2,1-aminomutase: MHHSEELYNEAQQLIPGGVNSPVRAFNGVGGTPLFIERADGAYIYDVDGKAYIDYVGSWGPMVLGHNHPAIRDAVIKAVNKGLSFGAPTAAEVEMAKLVCELVPSIDMIRMVNSGTEATMSAIRLARGYTGRDKIIKFEGCYHGHADCLLVKAGSGALTMGEPNSPGVPEDFVKHTLTCTYNDLASVRQAFENYPEEVACVIVEPVAGNMNCVPPTAEFLPGLRALCDEFNALLIIDEVMTGFRVALGGAQDHYNVQPDLTCLGKIIGGGMPVGAFGGRYEVMEKLAPIGPVYQAGTLSGNPVAMAAGLACLNEVSQPGVHARLTELTDKLARGLARVSKEQGVPMVINHVGGMFGLFFTDAESVTCYQDVMKCDVNRFKKFFHYMLEEGVYLAPSAFEAGFMSIAHSDEDIQRTIDAAEIALAKIKAE; encoded by the coding sequence ATGCACCATTCCGAAGAATTATATAATGAAGCCCAACAGCTGATCCCTGGCGGTGTTAACTCCCCTGTTCGCGCCTTTAATGGTGTGGGTGGTACTCCGTTATTTATCGAGCGCGCTGATGGCGCTTACATTTATGATGTCGATGGCAAAGCTTACATTGATTATGTGGGTTCTTGGGGTCCAATGGTATTGGGTCACAACCATCCTGCTATCCGCGATGCGGTGATTAAAGCCGTCAATAAAGGCTTAAGCTTTGGTGCGCCAACGGCTGCTGAAGTGGAAATGGCAAAACTGGTGTGCGAGTTAGTCCCATCTATCGATATGATCCGTATGGTCAACTCCGGTACTGAAGCCACCATGAGCGCGATCCGCCTTGCTCGTGGTTATACAGGTCGCGATAAAATTATTAAGTTCGAAGGTTGCTACCACGGTCACGCTGACTGCCTATTAGTAAAAGCAGGTTCCGGTGCACTGACAATGGGTGAGCCTAACTCTCCAGGCGTACCTGAAGATTTCGTTAAGCATACTTTAACCTGCACATACAACGATTTAGCCTCTGTGCGCCAAGCTTTCGAAAACTACCCAGAAGAAGTGGCATGTGTGATTGTTGAACCTGTCGCGGGCAACATGAACTGCGTTCCACCAACCGCAGAATTCCTGCCGGGTCTGCGCGCATTATGTGATGAATTCAATGCACTGCTGATCATTGACGAAGTGATGACAGGCTTCCGTGTTGCACTCGGTGGCGCTCAAGATCACTACAACGTACAACCGGATTTAACCTGTTTAGGTAAAATCATCGGTGGCGGTATGCCAGTAGGCGCTTTTGGCGGTCGCTATGAAGTGATGGAAAAATTAGCACCAATCGGCCCTGTTTACCAAGCAGGTACACTTTCTGGTAACCCTGTTGCCATGGCGGCGGGTTTAGCCTGCTTAAATGAAGTCTCTCAACCGGGGGTTCATGCACGCTTAACGGAGCTGACCGATAAGCTGGCTCGTGGCTTAGCCCGTGTTTCTAAAGAGCAAGGCGTGCCAATGGTAATCAACCATGTGGGTGGGATGTTTGGTCTATTCTTTACTGACGCCGAATCAGTAACATGCTACCAAGACGTGATGAAGTGCGATGTAAATCGCTTTAAGAAATTCTTCCACTACATGTTAGAAGAAGGCGTTTACCTCGCCCCATCTGCTTTCGAAGCGGGCTTTATGTCTATCGCCCATAGCGATGAAGATATTCAACGTACCATCGATGCCGCTGAAATTGCACTGGCAAAAATCAAAGCCGAATAA